Genomic DNA from Danio rerio strain Tuebingen ecotype United States chromosome 22, GRCz12tu, whole genome shotgun sequence:
ATGTACAAATCGTCCACCAGGACCTCAGATCCGTCATTGTGAAAATCTGTAAGTTTGTTGGCAAGAATCTGTCAGACGCAGCCATCGATAAAGTGGTGGAAAGAGCAACATTCAAGCAAATGAAAGTAGACCCTGTGGCCAACTATGAGTCCCTTCCTGTGGATATCATAGATCAGCCGAAAGGAGCTTTTATGCGCAAAGGTAAGACAAAAGTGAGACATAAAGAGCTGGTATTTGAAGCAGTTGCTTCACGTTGCTAAACATATAACATAACCATCTTAATTTCCCCTGAAAGATAATGCAGATAAACAGGgtgaaaattttaataaaaatactgttagCATCACAGTTTTTCTCATTTGTTGATTGAATTAAAGAGATTCACaatctttgagttttttttattttatgttgaggaaaaataaaaataaactgaagaatgttggggcaAAACAACCACCATTTACTtccacagtatatatatatatatatatatatatatatatatatatatatatatatatatatatatatatatatatatatatatatatatatatatatatatatatattatttacgtgTATATGGACATCAAAGGCTGCTTTTCCCCTACATTTTTCAGATTATCTTGATTTGCATTAatggaagaaagaaattcataaaagttcagaaccacttgagtgtgaggaaattttgatttttgggtgaactgtccctttaagaactgcaagcaatacaaataataataaataattaaataaagagaCTTGCAAGCATTTGTTGTAGAACAATCTTATGTTTCAATATGCAAAtggagcattcattcattcattcattcattcattcatttatcttcggcttatttatcaggagttgccaaaGCAGACAAATGGagcatattttatgtttttattaaataatttaattaaatatacactaatttgcatacatttcttacatatatatttttatttggcttatttaaattaatgttttcatttatttggaCATATTAGAGTCACAGAGTAttacagagaagattttttttggggggggggggggggggggggggtggggggatgtGTTGTTATGACTCAATAATTCAGAACTGTGAACATCGCATCccaacagaagaagaagaagaaacacgtTTTTTGAGTTTGTAAAATAAGAGATATACTTAGGCATGTTAtgtgtctttatttgttttaattactgtatttcagGAACAGTTGGAGACTGGAGGAACTCTTTAACCGTGGCTCAGAGTGAATGTGTTGATCGTGCCCttgaagaaagaatgaaagacGTGCCTCTTAACCTGGTCTGGGACATCACAGAACTGCGTGGCTGAAAACTTAAgttgtgacttttattttgaaacaaataaagatataaaaCTATCATACTGATAAAAGGAATGCTTATCATGAAGAGAAAGTTGATAACTTGCTCTAAATTAAATGTCTCccaattttatggtttttgtgtTTATAACGAGATAACCAATAATTTTttgtatggattttttttattggttGAAATACTAGGTTCTGACTTCTCTGTAATATTTCCGACATTCTTTGGGTTTTTCAGAATAACCAGTAGATGTAAGCAAACAAATTCAAGTTCAGGTCACAAACACAAATGTTATGATTTCAAACGTGAATGTCAAACCCAAAATTTAAATTAACTTCCCCACAAGTTGTTTAAGACACcatcttgttttatttgttttgggaATGTACTAGTTAGTGAATCGAAGTAAAGGGtgataataataagcaaattgttatatttattgaaaataaataaatatatttaaatatgggGTATGTTTGGGGTGGTTTCGCCCAGTGTGCCATTTAAACTAAAACGGCCACTGGGTGAATGTTAAatccaaaattaaaaatgaacttgtccaaatgttatttaaaacaccatgttttatttgtttacttatggtGTATGTATAATTTGTGGGTCGATTTCTTGTCCTACTGTGATTGCTTCACTACATTCTTTTCCACGCTCAAAACAGCAAACATGACTTTTATGAAGGGGTTATCTTGGGACAAAGCCCTAGTAAGAAGCAAACTCTCCTGAACTGCCATTATCTCTTATTTAAGAAGAACTGTGTGACATTGAACCGGTTGGCATTgaaccaaaaatgacaattctgtaatcatttactcacccttcacttgttctaaacctggtggagtttctatcttctgttgaacgcaacagaatatattttaaagaaagctggagactgtaaccactgacttacactgtatttttttcctattatggaagtcagtagttccaggtttccagctttcttcaaaatattttctttagtgaataacagaagaaagaaactaaaggtttggaagcacttgagtaAAGAGTgggtaaatttaaattttaaggtGAAATACCCCTTTAAATAACACTAATTAAAGACACAGGACAAAGATAAATCTGAGTCTGTTTATGATGGCTATCATGGCATTTCATTTGTCAGTATATCTAGATAAGAGGTTCTCAATCGAGGGCCTTAGTCAGCTTTCAGGAGTGCCACAGAATGACTTTAAAGTGTTTGGTAAACTATTATTAGTAAAATACTAAAACCGAAACTAAtctcaaataaaatattacaaaacaaaccTTAAAGTTTGATCATAAAAAGACTGAATGTTAGTATCTGTTTCATAACAGCATTAGTAAGTCTAAGTTGATTGTAAAAATGATTGTACGACTGATCTTAATGTTACAATGTtccccaaaagcatcgtaagtcTTTAAGAAAAATGATCATATGACTGATCTAAATtagatcataataataatcatacaaCAGACCTAAAAGATCCAAAGCACAGCAGCAAGTCCACGTCTGATTGGCTGAAGAAAGACAAGATTAAGATTCTgggtggcctagtcaaagtcctgatctgaattcaattgagatgctgtgacaTGACCTTATAAAGGCAGTTCATTCTCCCTCACCTCATCTGATCAGTCCCGCACCTGCACATCATCACCCCAGCATTAAATAAACACGCATCACTCCGCATTCTGGCTgtgtctgaaaccgcatacttccataatgtatagtacgctaaaatcagtatgcgagccgagtagtatgtctgaattcatagaatttgaaaatcagtatgcaagaagtatcCGGATGACTTACtgcttccggcgagattctgaagtacgcctcccatgcatgctgtgctatcccatgatgccccgcgacaaaattcatgaatgggagtgaaactacgcaactgatgcaggtaggtcacgtgatgatgacaaaatgatgGATGTAGTATGTCAGAATTCCATTCATCCTTCTCACATTCATACTTTATAGAACGTACTtgtctaacggccgagtagtacgtttaaattcaaatgcagtacctactgagtagttaGCAGTTTCAAACGCAACCTCTGTGTCCGGCCTCGGAGCATCAATGAAGTACTGCACTCTCCATACGGTCAGTGtctaacatttattcaaatttactCACCTCTCCTTGTTCCTTGCTATCTCCTGTATTTGTGTCTCTATTGTTGATCCCTCCTGGTTCCCTGTCTGGTCTCTTGGTTGAAATCTGTTTATGGTTTCCTTTGCCTGTTAGCCATCTGGTCTCCATGTCAGGTTTCGTCCTCTCTTGTTTTTCATCATATTCCACGTATCATCCCTTCAACCAAGCCATCTTCATTCTGCAACCTGTTTCATGTGTTTCTGTTTAActaccatccttatacaataaacTGTTCGTATACTCATTGCCCTGGATCCCATATGCTTCTGTGACAGAAGGCTGGACCCTTACAGTCATCGGATGAGCTGTACAATCCTTTTCAGGTGTTTGTGGACTCACTCAAGCAGGTATTGCAGACACTACCATCAGCATTGAGTATTTCCGCAATCAGTTGCACTTCATTGCTGTCCTCATTGCTAAAGAACGTCAGGGCTTTCTCCAGAGTTCCACAACCAGCCAGAACCATCTCCTGAGCTCCCCGAATGGTCCAAGCTGCCTACTAAACACCTCAAAATGCTCATGTCACTTCTGGAGTTCCCCCTGAAGACCAGTACAGTGTCAAGTGGTACCCAAATAGCTAGTACCATTAGGATGGTTAGAACGGCCTGTGTCAAGTCCACAGCAAGATCACAACCCCCTACCAATACAACCGGGGCTTCCTGCCTGCCTGCCCTTTTGACCCTGCCAGTCTCAGCTTGGATCCTTGCCCTACGTGCAGTATTTGGACACTGCCCACCTCTAAGCCTCCAAACCAATCACAATGCTACGGCCTTCAAGGCCAGCCAGTGCACTCCTGGCCTCCATCGCTGTTGACATCGCCCCCGGCCCCTCAAGCCTCCAGCCCTACCGGCACTCCCCAGGCCTGCAACCTTGCTGGTACCCCTCAGACCTCCAGCCTTACCAGTGCTCTTCAGGCCACCAGCCTTGTCAACACTCCTCAAGTTTTCAGCTTAACCTGCATTCCCCAAGCTTATGTACCAAATGGTACCCCTTGGATCTCTAACCCTATCGCCGTTCCCCTGGCCGGTACCCCTTTGACTTCCGAGTTAACCGGCACTCCCCTGGCCCCTGCCCCTGCCAAAGCTTCGCAGACATCCAGCATTCCCAGCGAGTTCCCGGCTTCAAGTCCTACTACCGTTTCCAAGCTACCAGTCCTGTCTGCACTCCCGGGGTCGCCCATTTTATTTGCCCCTGCCCCGATCCTTCCTAAGTGGTCCCAATCTCTCTCCCTGGCCTGTCTTGTTGCAACCCCTGATCATTGGTTCACCTCCTCTGCACAAGCCGGGCCCTTCACCCCTGTGTCACCTCAAACCATGCCCTGCACACATTCCTATCTTCCTTAGAATCGGGTCCCAGGAATGAATACCCTCCTCCTATCCAAAGTCATATAGGAAGTCAGCTTCTGACAATAATAAAGACTTAAGTTGATTCTCTCAGTTCAAAGGTTAGTCAAAAATAAACAACCCTTTAACTCTATATTGTGTAACAGCAACGATAAGCTCTTTTCTTAATGAAATCTGGCCCTGGATATAACAGGCTGCACTCTGTGGTTTACAATCTTGCTGATTCTGCCTCAGAAAGAAACCAAACATGGCTCAGGAGGAATGCAAAATGATTAGTGACAAACTGTTGAAGTACAAAGAAACTGTGTTGACTCTGGAACCCAGCTACGACATTACTCCAGAATATATTGACAGTATACAGGATTTTGAAACAAGGGATGACGATGTATTTGTTGTTACCTTCCCCAAATCTGGTAAGTGTGCAGTGTATGCTGTAATTGTGAAACTCAGCTGAGTAAAggatatataatgtatttttacatatatattttaaatatgacaTATAGATTTATGAAATGTATTccataaaataaatttacattttagaagtctacaaatgcatttttgaacatgttttgtgtagtttttaattaataaacttCTTAACTttacaaatcacaaaaaaaatcacaaaatcacATCTATATTTGTGTGTCGTTTTAATCGATGTATTCTTTATATCTCCATCCACACTCTTTTAGGagtgtaaaatatattaaatgtcaaCCTCAATAAaccaaaatttaaatcaaaatgaATTTTATgatcaagaaaatacattttgatttatATTCCGGTTTATGGaggttaaattaaatatattgttgaTGTCAAAATGTAGTTAAAGTCAGTATGAGTTAAACTAGCTAAACTTTGCGTTAGGTTATGTTTGTTGTATAACAGgaatatttataattttctgttttaaaagcTCACTGAATTTCTATATGTCTCTCTCAGGTACAGTATGGACCCAGCGGATCATAACTTTAATTTATGAGGAGGATTTCCCGGAGAAAGCCAAACAAATCACATTCGAGCAAATGCCCTGGATTGAGTATCGGAAAAAGGGGAAAGATTACAGCACACGTCCATCTCCAAGACTCTTCTGTTCGCATCTACTGGAGCCGTTGATGCCCAAAACTCTCAAAAGGAAAGGAAAAGTGTGTACAAACTCTTTAGTCGATTCGACTGTTTTGAGGTCAGGCAGGCGTATGGATTTTAATGAGGTTGTTTTTACTATCAGGTCATCTACGTCATGAGGAACCCCAAAGATGTCATGgtttcatattttcatttttctaaaaaaatgaaaaatctggaTTCTGCCAAGAGCTACGACGAGGTCTTAGAGAATTTCTTAACAGGATGCAGTAAGAGCAACATTTTTGCAcaacatttatttgtaaataacaataattataatgataattaatCAGATAAACactagtttgtaatgtaataatataacttTTAATTTTGTCTTGTGAGCTATAATAAACATTTAACCTATATTTTGTATCGATATTATATCAATATACAggagtaaaaaatataaatatacatttaaatttaaaaatatatatatattggtgttTTTTTAGCATGACAcaatgtttaaaatgaaaaagtaagAGATCAAAATCCATTTACTGTCGCCGTTTAACCTGAGAAATAATTTGCACTTACACATAAAGCAATTCTGACAAACTAAATATCATTTAACAACCTGATGACTGAGCAGGTGACTGATGTTTGATAGATATTACTGAGCAACTGTTATTTACAAGGATAAGGACAAGAATATTCTTCTTAAAGCATTACTTAGCTACAGTAATCTACATGTAAAAACATTTAGATGTTTTTCAGAGGCTCAGTTCCAGTCATATACTACCAAGCTCCCTATATTCCTTCAGAATATGAtctacttcaaaaatattgtcaacgtatgaaaaaaaaaggttcatATTGCTCAAAACAGCACCCTCACATTGTCACCaatggacactgaatatcaactGGTGGTGATGAATGGTACTGCGGCCAAACAATGTTTGACTGAAAGCTAATTattgcaagtggtgctcgctgcagagccatttgggcagagctgagctccagcgagggggaccatgagctctcgctcctcctttcttgcacttcttctacgagtgatgtcactgggggtagggttaggggtggggttggtgtacgcattaaaacagcttataggtggatgagcgagagctcatgctccccctggctggagctcagctctgctcaaatggctctgcagcgagcaccgtCTCAATTATTGAGGTATGAGTTAGA
This window encodes:
- the sult3st4 gene encoding sulfotransferase family 3, cytosolic sulfotransferase 4, yielding MAQEECKMISDKLLKYKETVLTLEPSYDITPEYIDSIQDFETRDDDVFVVTFPKSGTVWTQRIITLIYEEDFPEKAKQITFEQMPWIEYRKKGKDYSTRPSPRLFCSHLLEPLMPKTLKRKGKVIYVMRNPKDVMVSYFHFSKKMKNLDSAKSYDEVLENFLTGCMVGGSWFDHVKGWVTSKDKYNILILTYEEMIKDLRSVIVKICEFVGKNLSDAAIDKVVERATFKQMKVDPVANYESLPVDITDQPKGAFMRKGTVGDWRNSLTMAQSECVDGALEERMKDVPLNLVWDITELRG